In one Nocardioides sp. NBC_00368 genomic region, the following are encoded:
- the pknB gene encoding Stk1 family PASTA domain-containing Ser/Thr kinase, whose protein sequence is MAEGALLAGRYEVGELLGRGGMAEVRKGTDHRLGRVVAIKRLRMDLASDATFQARFRREAQSSAKLNHPSIVSVYDTGEEKSDDGVAQPYIVMEYVAGRTLRDVLREGRKILPERALEISSDVLNALDYSHRNGIIHRDIKPGNVMLTPAGDVKVMDFGIARALNDVQSTMTQTAAVVGTAQYLSPEQARGEQVDARSDVYSAGCLLYELLTGRPPFVGDSPVSVAYQHVREHAQPPSAHDPSLPRELDAIVMKSLAKRVEDRYQSAQAMRTDIERYLAGRPVQATVPPSIDQTQVAQNRTVAGAPYGGDPTNGGYYPPQDDRPQGPRPWVLVLLGLVIIGLIGLGAYFLPAALGPQTTPAPDVTGLTEEKARTELSAAKLKGEVKREPSDTVAVGVVISQDPPAGQDVEEGSTVTLTVSTGPPNREMPNVVGMKQAAAKDLLEGAPYNFTVKIETAASDEDKGTVIESDPVADQSVTTGKTTEVLLTVSKGPKKVPNVVGKTAEQAEEILRNAGFTPVRKDEPNTDKPKGTVVEQTPAKGTPLAQDGQVIIFVSTKEEALPSCQTLVPGTDPANPSASATQTAEPGDPPTCDPALPPSTPSAP, encoded by the coding sequence ATGGCTGAGGGAGCGCTCCTCGCCGGTCGCTACGAGGTCGGCGAGCTGCTCGGCCGAGGCGGGATGGCGGAGGTCCGCAAGGGCACCGACCACCGGCTCGGCCGCGTGGTCGCGATCAAGCGGCTGCGGATGGACCTCGCCAGCGATGCGACCTTCCAGGCGCGTTTCCGGCGCGAGGCGCAGTCCTCGGCCAAGCTCAACCACCCCTCGATCGTGTCGGTCTACGACACCGGCGAGGAGAAGTCCGACGACGGCGTCGCCCAGCCCTACATCGTGATGGAGTACGTCGCCGGCCGCACGCTGCGCGACGTGCTCCGTGAGGGTCGCAAGATCCTGCCCGAGCGAGCGCTGGAGATCAGCTCCGACGTACTCAACGCGCTCGACTACAGCCACCGCAACGGGATCATCCACCGCGACATCAAGCCGGGCAACGTCATGCTGACGCCGGCCGGTGACGTGAAGGTGATGGACTTCGGCATCGCCCGGGCGCTCAACGACGTCCAGTCCACGATGACGCAGACTGCGGCCGTCGTGGGCACCGCGCAGTACCTGAGCCCCGAGCAGGCCCGTGGCGAACAGGTCGACGCCCGCTCCGACGTCTACTCCGCCGGCTGCCTGCTCTATGAGCTGCTGACCGGCCGTCCTCCGTTCGTCGGCGACTCGCCGGTCTCGGTGGCCTACCAGCACGTTCGCGAGCACGCCCAGCCTCCCTCGGCCCACGACCCGTCGCTGCCCCGTGAGCTCGACGCGATCGTGATGAAGTCGCTGGCCAAGCGGGTCGAGGACCGTTACCAGTCGGCGCAGGCGATGCGCACCGACATCGAGCGCTATCTCGCCGGACGTCCGGTCCAGGCGACCGTGCCGCCGAGCATCGACCAGACCCAGGTCGCCCAGAACCGCACGGTCGCGGGCGCCCCCTACGGCGGCGACCCCACCAACGGTGGCTACTACCCGCCCCAGGACGACCGGCCCCAGGGCCCGCGCCCGTGGGTTCTCGTCCTGCTCGGACTCGTCATCATCGGCCTCATCGGGCTGGGTGCCTACTTCCTGCCTGCAGCCCTCGGCCCGCAGACGACGCCCGCGCCCGACGTCACCGGCCTGACCGAGGAGAAGGCGAGGACCGAGCTCAGCGCGGCCAAGCTCAAGGGGGAGGTGAAGCGGGAGCCGAGCGACACCGTCGCAGTGGGCGTCGTGATCTCCCAGGACCCACCCGCCGGTCAGGACGTCGAGGAGGGCAGCACCGTCACCCTGACGGTCTCCACTGGCCCACCCAACCGGGAGATGCCCAACGTCGTCGGGATGAAACAGGCGGCGGCGAAGGACCTGCTCGAGGGCGCGCCCTACAACTTCACGGTGAAGATCGAGACGGCCGCCTCCGACGAGGACAAGGGCACCGTGATCGAGTCCGACCCGGTCGCGGACCAGAGCGTCACGACCGGCAAGACCACCGAGGTCCTCCTGACCGTCTCCAAGGGCCCGAAGAAGGTCCCCAACGTCGTCGGCAAGACCGCCGAGCAGGCCGAGGAGATCCTCCGCAACGCCGGCTTCACGCCGGTCCGCAAGGACGAGCCGAACACCGACAAGCCCAAGGGCACCGTCGTCGAGCAGACGCCGGCCAAGGGCACGCCGCTGGCTCAGGACGGCCAGGTGATCATCTTCGTCTCGACGAAGGAGGAGGCCCTGCCGAGCTGTCAGACGCTCGTGCCCGGGACCGATCCGGCCAACCCGTCGGCCTCGGCCACCCAGACGGCCGAGCCGGGCGACCCGCCGACGTGTGACCCGGCGCTCCCGCCGAGCACCCCGTCCGCGCCGTAG
- a CDS encoding PP2C family protein-serine/threonine phosphatase, with the protein MTAATDPTPDPAPVRGSADGRPFRLEFAAISDVGRVRKDNQDSGYAGPWLLTVCDGVGGAARGDIASSTAVQQLRKLDEEPAPGLVDDDLIGLVSHALHMAHDEIGHLVDHDPTLNGTSTTSTVGLFDGSKLTVGHVGDSRAYLLRNGAIHQVTHDHTFVQTLLDEGRITEDEAKTHPHRNLILKALDGTRELEPDLFIVDLAAGDRLMFCSDGVCGYVDDPRIADILATGTPEYAAVELVRVSLDSGSTDNVTCVVADVVPSDTVPSAGLEAQMVGAAAELKRRTTKTGQMTALFRGHRMGDTGELDPIDEEIPDGAIAADPEEMRYALQAPAKYLKLRWAFGLLTLLGVVWVAVATAFVWSQNQWYIGEQEGNVTIFRGVPTTMIGLDLSEPYQTSDLKVADLAETYQNQLEDGIHSKDLAGAQEKVQSLADQSAADAGSGS; encoded by the coding sequence GTGACCGCTGCGACCGACCCCACCCCCGACCCCGCTCCTGTCCGTGGCTCTGCCGACGGACGCCCGTTTCGCCTCGAGTTCGCGGCGATCTCGGACGTGGGCCGGGTCCGCAAGGACAACCAGGACAGCGGGTACGCCGGCCCGTGGCTGCTGACCGTCTGCGACGGCGTCGGCGGCGCTGCGCGCGGCGACATCGCCTCCAGCACGGCCGTCCAGCAACTGCGCAAGCTCGACGAGGAGCCTGCTCCTGGCCTGGTCGACGACGACCTGATCGGCCTGGTCTCCCACGCGCTCCACATGGCGCACGACGAGATCGGCCACCTGGTCGACCACGACCCGACGCTCAACGGCACGAGCACGACCTCGACCGTCGGCCTCTTCGACGGCTCCAAGCTGACCGTCGGCCACGTCGGTGACAGCCGCGCCTACCTCCTGCGCAACGGCGCGATCCACCAGGTCACCCACGACCACACCTTCGTGCAGACGCTGCTCGACGAGGGGAGGATCACGGAGGATGAGGCCAAGACCCACCCCCACCGCAACCTGATCCTCAAGGCCCTCGACGGCACCCGCGAGCTCGAGCCCGACCTGTTCATCGTCGACCTCGCCGCCGGCGATCGGCTGATGTTCTGCAGCGACGGTGTCTGCGGCTACGTGGACGATCCCCGGATCGCCGACATCCTGGCCACCGGCACCCCGGAGTACGCCGCCGTCGAGCTGGTCCGGGTCTCCCTCGACTCCGGCAGCACCGACAACGTGACCTGCGTGGTCGCCGACGTGGTGCCCAGCGACACCGTCCCGTCGGCCGGCCTCGAGGCCCAGATGGTGGGTGCCGCGGCCGAGCTCAAGCGGCGGACCACCAAGACCGGTCAGATGACCGCTCTGTTCCGCGGCCACCGGATGGGCGACACCGGCGAGCTGGACCCGATCGACGAGGAGATCCCCGACGGCGCGATCGCCGCCGACCCGGAGGAGATGCGCTATGCCCTCCAGGCGCCGGCCAAGTATCTGAAGCTGCGCTGGGCCTTCGGGCTGCTGACCCTCCTCGGTGTCGTCTGGGTCGCCGTTGCCACCGCGTTCGTCTGGTCGCAGAACCAGTGGTACATCGGTGAGCAGGAGGGCAACGTCACGATTTTCCGTGGCGTACCCACCACGATGATCGGCCTCGACCTCTCCGAGCCCTACCAGACCTCGGATCTGAAGGTCGCCGACCTCGCTGAGACCTACCAGAACCAGCTCGAGGACGGCATCCACAGCAAGGACCTGGCCGGCGCCCAGGAGAAGGTGCAGTCGCTGGCCGACCAGAGCGCCGCGGACGCGGGAAGCGGGTCATGA
- a CDS encoding serine/threonine-protein kinase yields the protein MSRYVFHELIGTGGMGEVWRATDTTLNREVAIKLLKPEHAEDPIGRSRFESEAKHAAALHHPNVVAVYDVGEMPTASGLMRPFLVMELVDHKPLSELLRDGRPLAPEVVRDLLGQAGDALAAAHRAGIVHRDVKPANLLITPQRKVKVTDFGIARAQASTGITGTGQVMGTPQYLSPEQARGEKATPASDVYSLGVVAFECLAGYRPFQKETPVATAIAHLHDPVPPLPDHVPADLAAIVMRSLQKDPSLRYADAAAFTAAMVGHGAAADPDADATTVVAAAPGDATATSVMDPVPSPAGTQNFVGMQGGPGGPEGPTPPRYQDPYDRYDEDEDQRPWYKKPFNIVVLVMLVAVIVAIIWIISTLAADPETPPANDTSTTPSASPTPTPTEKAEEEPKPVEIDEDAYIGRNVDEVRSELSDLGLNVKVAVQDNDGSNEPDTVAGLDPTRNLYEGDPITIRYYGERPEVDPTPTEEEPDEEETDEEEPTDGESSDGWVFPDIPGEENTDGGNGNGNGGGNG from the coding sequence ATGAGTCGTTACGTATTCCACGAGCTCATCGGCACCGGCGGGATGGGCGAGGTGTGGCGGGCGACCGACACGACGCTCAACCGCGAGGTCGCGATCAAGCTCCTCAAGCCGGAGCACGCCGAGGATCCGATCGGCCGCTCCCGATTCGAGTCCGAGGCGAAGCATGCCGCCGCGCTCCATCACCCCAACGTGGTGGCCGTCTACGACGTCGGCGAGATGCCGACCGCGTCCGGCCTGATGCGCCCGTTCCTGGTGATGGAGCTGGTCGACCACAAGCCGCTCTCCGAGCTTCTCCGTGACGGTCGTCCCCTGGCCCCCGAGGTCGTACGCGACCTGCTCGGTCAGGCCGGCGACGCGCTGGCCGCCGCCCACCGGGCCGGCATCGTGCACCGCGACGTGAAGCCCGCCAACCTGCTGATCACCCCGCAGCGCAAGGTGAAGGTCACCGACTTCGGCATCGCCCGCGCCCAGGCGTCGACCGGCATCACCGGCACCGGCCAGGTGATGGGCACGCCTCAATACCTCAGCCCCGAGCAGGCACGTGGCGAGAAGGCCACGCCGGCCTCGGACGTCTACTCCCTCGGCGTGGTCGCCTTCGAGTGCCTGGCCGGCTACCGGCCGTTCCAGAAGGAGACCCCGGTCGCGACCGCGATCGCCCACCTGCACGACCCGGTGCCGCCGCTGCCCGACCACGTCCCCGCCGACCTGGCCGCGATCGTGATGCGGAGCCTGCAGAAGGACCCGAGCCTCCGCTACGCCGACGCGGCCGCGTTCACGGCCGCGATGGTCGGTCACGGTGCCGCCGCTGACCCCGACGCCGACGCCACCACCGTCGTCGCCGCCGCGCCCGGTGACGCGACCGCGACGTCGGTCATGGACCCGGTCCCCTCGCCCGCTGGCACTCAGAACTTCGTCGGCATGCAGGGTGGTCCGGGCGGTCCCGAGGGTCCGACTCCGCCTCGCTACCAGGACCCCTACGACCGTTACGACGAGGACGAAGACCAGCGGCCCTGGTACAAGAAGCCGTTCAACATCGTCGTGCTCGTGATGCTGGTGGCGGTGATCGTCGCGATCATCTGGATCATCTCGACCCTCGCCGCCGACCCGGAGACGCCTCCGGCCAACGACACCTCCACCACACCCTCGGCCTCCCCGACGCCCACGCCCACGGAGAAGGCCGAAGAGGAGCCGAAGCCCGTCGAGATCGACGAGGACGCCTACATCGGCCGCAACGTCGACGAGGTGCGGTCCGAGCTGAGTGACCTCGGCCTGAACGTCAAGGTGGCGGTCCAGGACAACGACGGCAGCAACGAGCCCGACACGGTCGCCGGCCTCGACCCGACCCGCAACCTCTACGAGGGCGACCCGATCACCATCCGCTACTACGGCGAGCGTCCGGAGGTCGACCCCACTCCCACCGAGGAAGAGCCCGACGAGGAGGAGACCGACGAGGAGGAGCCGACCGACGGCGAGTCCTCCGACGGCTGGGTCTTCCCCGACATTCCCGGCGAAGAGAACACCGACGGTGGCAACGGCAACGGTAACGGGGGCGGCAATGGCTGA
- a CDS encoding peptidoglycan D,D-transpeptidase FtsI family protein, whose amino-acid sequence MNRPIRTLSVGCLILFVALMLNLTYVQFFKASWYNNRADNRRVTEEAYSQQRGDILVGKKAIATSKPSDDTFKWQRTYPGGKKYAPITGFMSYSYGQTGIERSQDSVLSGKDNKLFTNRLVDLVTNSEPAGGNVELTIDPKVQDAAYEGLTALGDDVQAAAVAIEPSTGKILAMASTPTYNPDRLATHDFSDATKSYNQLSKDDDEPLLNRSIQTALPPGSTFKLVTAAAAIENLDMDGDSKVYGGASLDLPGTTTDLPNLNGTSCGGEQITLTRALEVSCNTAFGQLGMELSDEEMQDQAEAFGFGQDYLDDLGPLAKSQYPANDGKAEQARAAIGQQSVIATPLQMAMVSAGIANGGEVMKPYLVDRVTSSSLDVIDQGNPTAIDNQPAVSQDTAEILTQMMVSTVDNGTAEAASIDGVSVAGKTGTAQTTPDKPPYAWFTSFAPAENPSIAVAVMVQKSGTERSEIAGGRLGGPIAKAMMEAAIS is encoded by the coding sequence GTGAACCGCCCCATCCGCACGTTGAGTGTCGGCTGCCTGATCCTGTTCGTGGCGCTGATGCTCAACCTGACGTACGTCCAGTTCTTCAAGGCGAGCTGGTACAACAACCGCGCCGACAACCGCCGGGTCACCGAGGAGGCCTACTCGCAGCAGCGCGGCGACATCCTGGTCGGCAAGAAGGCGATCGCCACCAGCAAGCCGAGCGACGACACCTTCAAGTGGCAACGCACCTACCCCGGCGGCAAGAAGTACGCCCCGATCACGGGTTTCATGTCCTACTCCTACGGCCAGACCGGGATCGAGAGGTCCCAGGACTCGGTGCTGTCGGGCAAGGACAACAAGCTCTTCACCAACCGCCTGGTCGACCTGGTCACCAACTCCGAGCCGGCCGGCGGCAACGTCGAGCTCACCATCGACCCGAAGGTCCAGGACGCTGCGTACGAGGGCCTGACGGCGCTCGGTGACGACGTCCAAGCGGCCGCGGTGGCGATCGAGCCGAGCACCGGCAAGATCCTGGCAATGGCCTCCACGCCGACCTACAACCCCGACCGGCTGGCGACCCACGACTTCTCCGACGCGACGAAGTCCTACAACCAGCTCTCGAAGGACGACGACGAGCCGCTGCTCAACCGTTCCATCCAGACCGCGCTGCCGCCGGGCTCGACCTTCAAGCTGGTCACCGCCGCGGCCGCGATCGAGAACCTCGACATGGACGGCGACAGCAAGGTCTACGGCGGTGCGTCCCTCGACCTGCCCGGCACCACCACCGACCTGCCCAACCTCAACGGCACCAGCTGCGGCGGCGAGCAGATCACGCTGACCCGGGCGCTCGAGGTCTCGTGCAACACCGCCTTCGGCCAGCTCGGCATGGAGCTCTCCGACGAGGAGATGCAGGACCAGGCCGAGGCGTTCGGCTTCGGCCAGGACTACCTCGACGACCTCGGTCCGCTGGCCAAGAGCCAGTACCCCGCCAACGACGGCAAGGCCGAGCAGGCCCGGGCCGCGATCGGTCAGCAGAGCGTGATCGCGACCCCGCTGCAGATGGCGATGGTCTCCGCGGGCATCGCCAACGGCGGCGAGGTCATGAAGCCCTACCTCGTCGACCGCGTCACCTCCTCCTCGCTCGACGTCATCGACCAGGGCAACCCGACCGCGATCGACAACCAGCCCGCGGTCTCGCAGGACACCGCCGAGATCCTGACCCAGATGATGGTCAGCACCGTCGACAACGGCACCGCCGAGGCGGCTTCCATCGACGGCGTGAGCGTCGCCGGCAAGACCGGCACCGCCCAGACGACGCCGGACAAGCCGCCGTACGCCTGGTTCACCTCCTTCGCCCCGGCGGAGAACCCGTCCATCGCGGTCGCCGTGATGGTCCAGAAGAGCGGCACCGAACGCAGCGAAATCGCCGGCGGACGGCTGGGCGGCCCAATCGCGAAGGCCATGATGGAGGCAGCGATCTCATGA
- a CDS encoding DUF881 domain-containing protein, with amino-acid sequence MVLLCGGLLAVSFVNADGTDLRPGRYEDLATLVDGERIRYNRLEAQLADLQSEVDQLTSGVTDKDVKKLQHQSARLADPAGTSDHSGAGMQIVLGDAPSEVQESYTGDDPNSLVVHQQDIQAVVNALWAGGAEAITIAGKRIITTTGIKCSGSTVQLDGVPYPQPYVIEAVGDPDRLQAAIDRDDHVQNYRDDARDPNVQIGWFLKPLTYLTAPAYDGLLDVKYAKPLPQDK; translated from the coding sequence GTGGTGCTGCTCTGTGGCGGCCTGCTGGCGGTGAGCTTCGTGAACGCGGACGGCACCGATCTGCGTCCAGGGCGCTACGAAGATCTGGCGACGCTGGTCGACGGCGAGCGGATCCGCTACAACCGCCTCGAGGCCCAGCTGGCCGACCTACAGAGCGAGGTTGACCAGCTCACCAGCGGGGTCACCGACAAGGACGTCAAGAAGCTCCAGCACCAGTCTGCGCGTCTCGCCGACCCAGCGGGCACCTCCGACCACAGCGGCGCCGGCATGCAGATCGTGCTGGGCGACGCGCCCTCGGAGGTCCAGGAGAGCTACACCGGCGACGACCCCAACTCGCTGGTCGTGCACCAGCAGGACATCCAGGCCGTCGTCAACGCGCTCTGGGCCGGTGGTGCCGAAGCGATCACGATCGCCGGCAAGCGGATCATCACCACCACGGGCATCAAGTGCTCCGGCAGCACGGTGCAGCTCGACGGTGTGCCCTACCCCCAGCCGTACGTCATCGAGGCAGTCGGCGACCCCGACCGTCTCCAGGCGGCGATCGACCGGGACGACCATGTGCAGAACTACCGGGACGACGCCCGCGACCCCAATGTCCAGATCGGCTGGTTCCTCAAGCCGCTGACCTATCTCACCGCGCCGGCCTACGACGGCCTGCTCGACGTGAAATACGCGAAGCCCCTGCCTCAGGACAAGTGA
- a CDS encoding rhomboid family intramembrane serine protease, whose protein sequence is MTAASVGFQCPECIREGHKSVRQPKRFTGARVSFRALPVTFSLIGVNVAVWLSIVLTGWHSSVLTQVLPIRFRQFCLGPDGQAVVVPQASCTQASEFGASWYPGVDDGAVWQVLTSVFTHIDVLHIAVNMLSLYMLGSFLEPIVGRLRFLVFYVISGIAGSVLVLWASDPNAATQGTVGASGAIFGLLGVLVVLFVRAGQSLSPLLPVLLINAGITFFGNGISWQGHVGGFIGGLVVAWIFTSLRADRKAPLQWAALGGFTLLLLALVGVRMLVF, encoded by the coding sequence ATGACGGCCGCCTCGGTCGGCTTCCAATGCCCTGAGTGCATACGTGAAGGCCACAAGTCCGTACGCCAGCCCAAGCGCTTCACGGGCGCGCGGGTGAGCTTCCGGGCGCTCCCGGTGACCTTCTCGCTCATCGGCGTCAACGTCGCGGTCTGGTTGAGCATCGTCCTCACCGGATGGCACTCGTCGGTGCTTACACAGGTGCTCCCGATCCGCTTCAGGCAGTTCTGCCTCGGGCCGGACGGGCAAGCGGTCGTCGTGCCGCAGGCATCATGCACTCAGGCGTCCGAATTCGGTGCCAGTTGGTACCCCGGGGTCGATGACGGCGCGGTGTGGCAGGTGCTCACCTCCGTGTTCACTCACATCGACGTCCTGCACATCGCCGTCAACATGCTCTCGCTCTATATGCTCGGCTCGTTCCTCGAGCCGATCGTGGGGCGGCTCCGGTTCCTGGTCTTCTACGTGATCTCCGGCATCGCTGGGTCGGTGCTGGTGCTCTGGGCGAGCGATCCGAATGCAGCCACCCAGGGCACCGTCGGCGCCTCCGGCGCGATCTTCGGGCTCCTGGGCGTTCTCGTGGTGCTCTTCGTCCGGGCCGGGCAGTCGCTCTCCCCGCTGCTGCCGGTGCTGCTGATCAACGCGGGCATCACCTTCTTCGGCAACGGCATCTCCTGGCAGGGGCACGTCGGCGGGTTCATCGGCGGTCTCGTCGTCGCGTGGATCTTCACCTCGCTCCGGGCCGACCGGAAGGCGCCGTTGCAATGGGCTGCTCTGGGCGGGTTCACGTTGCTGCTGCTTGCGCTCGTCGGCGTACGGATGTTGGTGTTCTGA
- a CDS encoding DUF3817 domain-containing protein — protein MNKLFGTYKVLAYVVGVLLLVGTISSLFKYLLPEGTALQSFGETMTPLWVAHGWIFIIYVIVAFLLTQKARWTIPEFLLMMIAGLIPGLIFWVERRVADRIAPKLADAAS, from the coding sequence GTGAACAAGCTGTTCGGCACCTACAAGGTGCTTGCGTACGTTGTCGGTGTGCTGCTGCTCGTCGGCACCATCTCCTCGCTGTTCAAGTATCTGCTCCCCGAGGGCACCGCTCTGCAGTCCTTCGGCGAGACGATGACGCCGCTGTGGGTCGCGCACGGCTGGATCTTCATCATCTACGTGATCGTCGCGTTCCTGCTCACCCAGAAGGCCCGCTGGACGATCCCCGAGTTCCTGCTGATGATGATCGCCGGCCTGATCCCCGGGCTGATCTTCTGGGTCGAGCGCCGCGTCGCCGACCGGATCGCTCCGAAGCTGGCTGACGCGGCCTCCTGA
- a CDS encoding FtsW/RodA/SpoVE family cell cycle protein, with the protein MPVFVHRSRRGAELVLLLLALAVGIGAYAAVGLGVQEKMPVDLVGYGTWLVALLVAAHIGVRLLAPYADPVLLPLVAMLNGFGLAVIHRLDLAMKAGDGVFARQQLIWMTIGIVLFLITLFVVPDHRMLQRFTYTAGLAAVVLLILPMLPLIGKEINGARIWINLGPVGFQPGEVAKVLLVICFAGYLAVHRDALALAGRRIVGIDLPRGRDLGPLLMMWVISLAILVLQRDLGSSLLFYGLFVVTLYVATERKGWIVVGGLLFAGGVFAALSLFSHVRVRVLTWLNPFDYYPEPLNGTSSEQLVQGLFGMAWGGMIGRGFGSGQPWRIPYANSDFIVPAIGEELGLTALLALLLCYGLIVERGLRTAIVARDDFGKLLSVGLATSVALQTFVVVGGVTGLIPLTGLTTPFLSYGGSSLVANWVIVALLLRVSDQSRRPLPTAPSDEDLAAEETQIVKLDKGAMNK; encoded by the coding sequence ATGCCGGTCTTCGTCCACCGGTCACGTCGGGGGGCGGAGCTGGTCCTGCTGCTCCTGGCTCTCGCGGTCGGGATCGGGGCCTACGCCGCGGTCGGCCTCGGGGTGCAGGAGAAGATGCCGGTCGACCTCGTCGGCTACGGCACGTGGCTGGTCGCGCTCCTGGTGGCGGCCCACATCGGCGTACGTCTGCTGGCTCCGTACGCAGACCCCGTGCTGCTTCCCCTGGTGGCGATGCTCAACGGGTTCGGTCTGGCGGTCATCCACCGGCTCGACCTGGCCATGAAGGCCGGTGACGGTGTCTTCGCCCGTCAGCAGCTGATCTGGATGACCATCGGCATCGTGCTGTTCCTGATCACGCTCTTCGTGGTCCCCGACCACCGGATGCTGCAGCGGTTCACCTACACGGCCGGCCTCGCCGCGGTGGTCCTGCTGATCCTGCCGATGCTCCCGCTCATCGGCAAGGAGATCAACGGCGCCCGGATCTGGATCAACCTCGGCCCGGTGGGCTTCCAGCCCGGTGAGGTCGCCAAGGTGCTGCTGGTGATCTGCTTCGCCGGCTACCTGGCGGTCCACCGCGACGCGCTCGCCCTGGCCGGGCGCCGCATCGTCGGCATCGATCTGCCCCGCGGCCGCGACCTCGGCCCGCTGCTGATGATGTGGGTGATCAGCCTCGCGATCCTGGTCCTGCAGCGCGACCTCGGCTCCAGCCTGCTCTTCTACGGCCTCTTCGTGGTGACGTTGTACGTCGCGACGGAACGCAAGGGCTGGATCGTCGTCGGCGGCCTGCTGTTCGCAGGTGGGGTCTTCGCCGCTCTCAGCCTCTTCAGCCATGTCCGCGTCCGCGTGCTGACCTGGCTCAACCCGTTCGACTACTACCCTGAGCCCCTCAACGGCACCTCCTCGGAGCAGCTGGTACAGGGGTTGTTCGGGATGGCCTGGGGCGGCATGATCGGCCGCGGCTTCGGCTCCGGCCAGCCCTGGCGGATCCCCTATGCCAACTCCGACTTCATCGTCCCGGCGATCGGCGAGGAGCTCGGTCTGACCGCGCTCCTCGCGCTGCTGCTCTGCTACGGCCTGATCGTCGAGCGCGGCCTGCGTACGGCGATCGTGGCGCGCGACGACTTCGGCAAGCTGCTCTCCGTCGGTCTGGCCACCTCGGTCGCGTTGCAGACCTTCGTGGTCGTCGGTGGCGTGACCGGGCTGATCCCGCTGACCGGTCTGACCACACCGTTCCTCTCGTATGGTGGATCTTCGCTGGTCGCCAACTGGGTGATCGTGGCCCTGCTGTTGCGCGTCTCGGACCAGTCGCGCCGTCCACTGCCGACTGCGCCGTCCGATGAAGACCTCGCCGCTGAGGAGACCCAGATCGTCAAGCTCGACAAAGGGGCGATGAACAAGTGA
- a CDS encoding peptidylprolyl isomerase: MADQKAILHTNHGDITITLFPNHAPETVANFVGLATGTKEYTDDAGRSGVPYYDGLGFHRVIDGFMIQGGCPLGTGTGGPGYTFKDEPHPELTFDKPYLLAMANAGPGTNGSQFFITTGQAPWLNFKHTIFGEVADEASKKAVDSISGTKTGAMDRPVEPVVIETVEIVEG, from the coding sequence ATGGCTGACCAGAAGGCCATCCTCCACACCAATCACGGTGACATCACGATCACCTTGTTCCCCAACCACGCTCCGGAGACGGTCGCCAACTTCGTCGGGCTCGCGACGGGGACCAAGGAGTACACGGACGACGCCGGCCGCTCCGGTGTCCCCTACTACGACGGTCTCGGCTTCCACCGCGTCATCGACGGGTTCATGATCCAGGGCGGTTGCCCCCTGGGCACCGGTACGGGCGGCCCGGGCTACACCTTCAAGGACGAGCCGCACCCCGAGCTCACCTTCGACAAGCCCTACCTGCTCGCGATGGCCAACGCCGGCCCCGGCACCAACGGCTCGCAGTTCTTCATCACCACCGGCCAGGCGCCGTGGCTGAACTTCAAGCACACCATCTTCGGTGAGGTCGCCGACGAGGCGTCGAAGAAGGCCGTCGACTCGATCTCCGGCACCAAGACCGGCGCGATGGACCGCCCGGTCGAGCCGGTCGTCATCGAGACGGTCGAGATCGTCGAGGGCTGA
- a CDS encoding cell division protein CrgA encodes MAKLKLSKKSDLDLPKDPIFTPRFGIALLLIALGIGWIVYYYVGVRPNEIGGDFTGPKPVQKLEGWNYLIGFVLLFLGLAVSAHPKTPLGRGRGVVVGMLGCFVIGLIWICVFYVFANDHLDKIWVFNDLGQKNLLVGIGFMAVGFTFATKWE; translated from the coding sequence GTGGCCAAGCTCAAGCTCTCGAAGAAGAGTGATCTCGACCTGCCCAAGGACCCGATCTTCACTCCGCGCTTCGGGATCGCCCTGCTGCTGATCGCCCTCGGCATCGGCTGGATCGTCTACTACTACGTCGGGGTCCGCCCCAACGAGATCGGTGGCGACTTCACCGGGCCGAAGCCGGTGCAGAAGCTCGAGGGGTGGAACTACCTGATCGGCTTCGTCCTGCTCTTCCTGGGCCTGGCCGTCTCCGCGCACCCGAAGACCCCGCTGGGTCGGGGCCGCGGCGTCGTGGTCGGCATGCTCGGCTGCTTCGTGATCGGCCTGATCTGGATCTGCGTCTTCTACGTCTTCGCCAACGACCACCTGGACAAGATCTGGGTGTTCAACGACCTGGGTCAGAAGAACCTGCTGGTCGGCATCGGCTTCATGGCGGTGGGCTTCACCTTCGCCACGAAGTGGGAGTGA